The Coleofasciculus sp. FACHB-1120 nucleotide sequence TGACGGTAAAGAAGACGTAGTAGTAGTCACAGGCATAAACCCGATATTGTAAACTATCGTACTAGACCTACCCACTTTCTTAGCGTTCAAGCTGAAGTGGGGCGGCAGTTCAAATCCTGATTCGAGATTCAAGCTCAGGATTGCAACTTTATTTATTTTAAAGGTTTTCCGCCTCAGACCCCTTTAAGTACGGCACTGCCCGTTCCCTGAAACATCAACCACGATAAGAAAAAGTTAGAAATAAAGATAGCTAACAAAGCTGTGACGACTGCTGTGGTGGTCGATTGTCCAACACCTTTTGCTCCCCCAGTGGTTGTTAAGCCCCAACTGCAACCAATTACGGCAATCAGCGCCCCAAAGAAAAATGCCTTAATTAAGGCACTACACAAATCCCAGACTTGCAGGAAATTTCGGGCAGACTCTAAAAATACATTTGGGGCAATTCCGTAGAGATTTCTGGCAATGAGCAATCCCCCTGCCATGCCAGTGAGGATAGACAAAATGGTTAAAACTGGCAGCATTAAGCAGCAGGCGATCGCGCGGGGAATCACTAGGTAATCAATCGGGTCGGTTTTCAGCATATAGAGGGCGTCTATTTGCTCGGTGACGCGCATCGTGCCAATTTCAGCGGCAAACGCCGAACCGACTCGTCCCGCCAAAATTACGGCAGTCAGGACAGGGCCAAGTTCGCGGCATAAAGAAAGGGCTAGGACTCCGCCCACAGCACTGCCCGCACCCAAGTTGACAAATTCTCGCGCCACTTGAATGGTGAATACCATGCCGACAAAACCGGCTGTGACTAGAGCAATCAAGAGCGATTCTGGGCCAACCATCGCCATTTGGTCGAGGGTGTTGCGCCGATGGATTTTTTTTGTCAGGAGGTGAACCACCACCTGCCCACCCAACAAAATCGCCGCCAGCAACCGCTGACCCCATAACTCTAAGCTGGAACCGGAAGAAGTCTCGCTCAAGGTTGCCCTGCTGACTCAATGACTGTATAAAGCATAGATGTGTAAAGCATAGCTGATGAGCGGCGAGCTACAAGAATCTCTTTTGTACTATATTATGTTGTGCTGATTTGTGTTGTGACTCAGCATTCTAGGGCTACCGTACACACACAAGTGACTTATTTCGCCCAACAATTTTGCTTAACAGAATTCCCAGACCGAACCCCTAGCCCCGTAGAAAAAGCTACCGCATACACACAAGCCTGCCTTGTCAAGGGTTTCGTCGCTTCTAAGGGACTCCTCTAGAAGCAATATAAGGGACTCCTCTAGAAGGACTGAATGAATTTCTGAGATATGTTTACGGACTTTAAACAAGATTTTTAAGGTTTATTTAAGATTTCTGACAGATCGGGATAGTGTGAGCGATCGCTTCTATTGTATATAGAGGTTGTAAAGTATCCTTCCCGATTCCACGCTCGGCAGTTCATTCACACTCACAGTTTCATGAACATTTTCCCTAACTATTTCCGTTCCCTAATCCTGACGAGTTTTCTCAGCTTCACTGCCCCGATACTCCTGTTCGCGAGTGTGTTGGCAAGCCTGTCCATACTGGGTTACATTCCCCTCCTCGAAGCAGTCAGTCAGTGTGGCAGAGCGGTAATTTTGGAGTTTCTCACCGTCTTCGGCAGCGGATGTTCCATCGAAGGTCTCTTAGTAATTGGCTTGACCTGTAGCGTTGCCGGAGCCATGTTTGACACCTACGCTTTTTATCGTTACCAAAATTTACGTGGAAATTAATCTTCCGCGATCGCTTTCGTCGTTGCCAAATCCCTAAGCATCAACAAGGCATCAACAAGAGTTCTGTTGCGCGATCGCAGTTCTGACAGAATTTGTTAGAGAATGCCGTCTGCACCCAAGTTAGGTAAGATTGTGCCCCTAAAAGCGAGGCACAACCGCAAAAGACTTACTTCAAGATTCCAGCGACCACAATTTCGCTTCACGTGTGTCGGATCTGGTCGTAAATCTTCAAATATTCCGCCCCTGGATTTTTCCACGAGTAGTCATACTCCATACCCTGAAGGACAAGCTGGCGAAACTCTTCGGGATGGTTGTACCACAGCTTAAAAGCCCGCTCCATTGCTGACTCAAACGCAGGCTCATCACTGTGATCGAACACAAAGCCATTCCGTTTTTCCGGAGGCTTCGTTTGGTCGTAGTCTCGGTCAAATACAGTATTTACCAGTCCGCCGACTGCCCGCACAACTGGCACCGTGCCGTACTTTAAGCCAATCATCTGAGTCAGTCCGCAGGGTTCGTAGTTGCTAGGGACGATAATCATATCCGCCCCTGCATAGATCAGGTGGGATAACTCTTCATTAAAGCCAAGTTCTAGATGAACGTCAGGATTATCGTTCAAAAAGCCTTTTTCGTGCTGGAAATGGGCATTAATTCCCGGTTCCGTTGCCGAACCCAACAGTACAAATTGCGCCCCATTGTTAAGCGCATAGTACATAGCATGATGAACGAGATGAACGCCTTTTTGAGCGTCTAAGCGACCGATGTAGGCAACGATGGGTTTATCAACGTCGCGGAGCAAAAGTCTCTCCCGGAGAGCTTTTTTAGTCTCGGCTTTCCCTTCTAAGTTCTCTTTGCTGTAGTGAGCCGGTATATAGCGATCGCTTTCGGGATTCCAAAAATCATGATCGATGCCGTTGAGTACGCCAGTAAATTTATCCTGGTGCAGATGTAAGGTATGACCTAAACCAGAGCCAATCTCGGTGCAGCGGGCTTCCCAAGCATGATGGGGCGAAACGGTCGTCACAGCGTTGGCGTAAACAATCCCCCCTTTCATAAAGTTCAAGGCAAAAGGGTTGAAGTTATCTTGCAGGCGATCGTAAGTGAAGTAGTAAGATTCGTTATTCAGCCCGGTTGCCCACAGGGTCTCTTGACCGCCCATCCCTTGGTGTTTGAAATTGTGAATGGTGTAGCAAACCCGCTGAAGACCCATCTCATACTTGTAATTCTCGAAGAGCATGACTGGAATTAAGCCGGTCTGCCAGTCATGGCAATGAATGATATCGGGTCGCTTGTTGCTTTGAAGGAGAAATTCTAAAGCGGCTTTGCTGAAGAACGCAAACCGCATATTGTCGTCGTTGCACCCGTAATAACAGCCTCGATTGAAGAAATTATCTTCAGAGTGGGGTTCGATAAAGAAACACACCCGCCCGTGTACCCAACCACAATAAACAGAACAGTGGACTTTACCGCCATACCAGGGCACCCACAAGTCGCGGTAAGCATCGTGGAGTCCCCAGATGTGGTCGTACCTCATGCAATCGTACTTAGGCAGAATCAGCTCGACGCAATTTCCCTGATTTTCTAGCTCCCGACTCAGCCCGTAAACGACATCTCCCAAACCACCAGCTTTGATGACCGGAGCGCATTCAGAGGCAATTTGTACGATGTACATCCTTACTCCTCCTGAGATAGAAATCTATTTTCTTAATTTCACAAAAGTATATATACACCTCAGCAATAACGACCCCGTCATTCGGTATAAACAACAGAACTGTCATGGGAAGATAAGCGAGCGCATAGCGTATGCCACTCTTAGTGGCTTTTCGCGCCTTTGTCCGTTCGAGTTATGCAGATCGCCTGGTAGTTCAGATTCTATTCAAGGTGGACTAGGCGATCGCAAACTCGGTCAGCGATCGCTTACTCGGATGTTGAAATCCTAAAACAATATCCTCATGGGGAACCCCTGCTTCTAGCAAGTCATTTACAATTCCCTGCTTTGTCCAATCTTCCTCAACCCAAATCTTCTCATCTCGAATTCGCAAGTAAACCATTACTCCTTGAACTCTGCACTTGCCATCCCAACCAATGTGAAACCAAAAGTAATGATCTCGAACCTCATCAAATGCCAAGCATTCCTCGACGCCATCTTTAGGCGCATTAGATGCCCACTCAGAGTATTCTGTTAAGATTTTTTTGATTAAATTGCGATAGTAATTTAGTCTTTACATCGAACTATTATCTTTTTTTAGATATTTACAACCACAGTGAAAAACTGTTGCCTTCAACTACATTTCAAATATGTTTATTTCAGAATTTCTCTGCTTTTATATTATAATTTGTTACCAAGTATTTGCAATCAATTTTTGATAGGCTAAATTAGTTAGCTTCACTTGTTTTATACACGGTTAAGGAGGATGAATCTTGCAAGAAAACACGAATAACATAAGAAATACGAAAGCCGAATCATTTCGCACAACATTAATTATTTTCGGTTGTAGCTTACTATTTTTTGCTTTTTTGACTACGATAAGCCTTATTAAGAGAAATGAACCTATTGGTTCCTGGTTTCCACATCCAATTCAATACCCCTATAGTTTTTCAATGACCCTTTTTGTTGCTCTTTCCTGTAGTGCTGCTACTATATGGACTTTGAGATATGGAAAACAAGATATTAACCTAGCACTGGTGATGCCAAGCATATTAGTAGGATGTTTATTAGATTTGTATCTAATAACACATATTGATATGGCTTTTGCCATACTTGTATTACCTTTTTGGTGGATTGTTATAATTTTTCTTATTCTTGGGATAGTTGGAGTAAGTGTATTAATTTCTAAGGTGATTTTTCCTTTATTTCATAAATATCCTAACTTTTCATTATTTCAAGCTTTCCTGCTATCGACAGTAGCTACCCTTGGGATACCTCTATATCCTTTGTTAAAAGGTGTCCCAATTTTATTTTCTTTCTTATTCCTTTACCTATCTTGTTCGGTAACAAAACATAAGCCACCTTCTCTTTTTCGGAGAACTACTTATTTAATTTTAACTATAACAATAATTTTAATGCCATACTTCTTTGCTGTAATTACTAAGCATACACCAGGATTAATTGTTCCAGCTTCGGTTCGTAATGATTGGGGACATAAGAGCTTAGGATATTTTTATGAGGATGTTGTAGATAGACTTAAGAACTGCCAAAAACTAAAAGCTCATATTGGAGTAATCCGAGCAACAGCCCTTGCCGAAGGTGAACAATCATCAACCTGGGATATTGGTGCGGGAGGTGATTTTGCTCAGTTGACTGTTGAGGTAGTAGGTGAAAAAGGTACTGCCATTGTTAAAAGTTGTTATTTTCAAGGGTGTCTTCCATCAGCTTTCAAACAACCATTTGATTCAGGAGCTTTGATATATACAAAATCAGGTGTAAAAAACTTAGCCTTGGGGGATATATGTCCTTAATCAACTACCTCATGTGAAATGAGTTCGGTTTATTTAATATGCATAAGCCCTAAAGCTAGACTTTAGACTAAGACAAATTAACAGCATTTTTTCATTAAACTTTACTCTCCTTTTAGGATTAGGGTGGAGAGGCGATCACTTATTCTGGCAAAAATTTAGAATTTAAAACTTCTGTGGATGTGTAGGGACATAATTGCGGAAATGTCTCTAATGGCAGTTCAGTTTCAGCACTTGCCTGTTCAACTGCATCTAAATAACATTTAACAAACACTTCTTCAAGATAAGGCTTGAGGCTAGGAGAATCTTTGAGAGCTTCACGAATGCGTCTGCGATGTTCAACGATACTACCTTTCCAGCTACCGCTTCTAAATTCTGGCTGAAATTGCCATTTAAGTAAGTGAGTCAGGACAATAATAAGATTACTCTTTAGACTCCGGCGCTCAC carries:
- a CDS encoding MlaE family lipid ABC transporter permease subunit is translated as MSETSSGSSLELWGQRLLAAILLGGQVVVHLLTKKIHRRNTLDQMAMVGPESLLIALVTAGFVGMVFTIQVAREFVNLGAGSAVGGVLALSLCRELGPVLTAVILAGRVGSAFAAEIGTMRVTEQIDALYMLKTDPIDYLVIPRAIACCLMLPVLTILSILTGMAGGLLIARNLYGIAPNVFLESARNFLQVWDLCSALIKAFFFGALIAVIGCSWGLTTTGGAKGVGQSTTTAVVTALLAIFISNFFLSWLMFQGTGSAVLKGV
- the glgA gene encoding glycogen synthase GlgA, which codes for MYIVQIASECAPVIKAGGLGDVVYGLSRELENQGNCVELILPKYDCMRYDHIWGLHDAYRDLWVPWYGGKVHCSVYCGWVHGRVCFFIEPHSEDNFFNRGCYYGCNDDNMRFAFFSKAALEFLLQSNKRPDIIHCHDWQTGLIPVMLFENYKYEMGLQRVCYTIHNFKHQGMGGQETLWATGLNNESYYFTYDRLQDNFNPFALNFMKGGIVYANAVTTVSPHHAWEARCTEIGSGLGHTLHLHQDKFTGVLNGIDHDFWNPESDRYIPAHYSKENLEGKAETKKALRERLLLRDVDKPIVAYIGRLDAQKGVHLVHHAMYYALNNGAQFVLLGSATEPGINAHFQHEKGFLNDNPDVHLELGFNEELSHLIYAGADMIIVPSNYEPCGLTQMIGLKYGTVPVVRAVGGLVNTVFDRDYDQTKPPEKRNGFVFDHSDEPAFESAMERAFKLWYNHPEEFRQLVLQGMEYDYSWKNPGAEYLKIYDQIRHT
- a CDS encoding DUF29 domain-containing protein — translated: MTRELETNRQSLYETDYLKWIQTTVEKLRVGDYPNIEWENLIEEIEDMGRSERRSLKSNLIIVLTHLLKWQFQPEFRSGSWKGSIVEHRRRIREALKDSPSLKPYLEEVFVKCYLDAVEQASAETELPLETFPQLCPYTSTEVLNSKFLPE